Genomic window (Arthrobacter sp. StoSoilA2):
GCCACTGGCGGTTGATATCGCCGGGCTTCGGGGTGTACGTACGCACGGTTTTGCCTCGTTCTTGTTCTGGCGTTCATGTTTTAGGCGACACGCAGTGAGGCGTGTACCTACTATGTATGCGTTACCGGAGCAGAGGTGAGGGCTCTATAGACCAGTCATCCCAAAATCTCGATATGCCTCTTGAGTTAGCGACCCTGCAACTGGATCCCCGAGAAGGCATGTGTCATCGAGATAGGACACGCACAACGACTATAGACAATACCTTCAACGGGCCGTCCGGGTCAAAATGGGGTATCCGCCCCTCGGGGTCGCATGCGCTTTGAGGGAGAGTACATGACCAACGGTCCCGTTTTCCTGATCCTGCTTGCCATCGCCGGCTTGCTGTTGAGCCCGGCCGTCGAGTTTGTGATCGCCCGCGGCCTTCCTCGCCTGGGCGGACTCCCCTCCCCTGCCGTCCGGATTACGACGGCGGCAGTCACCGCGCTGCTCTTTGCCCTGCTGGGGTGGCGCTTTGGTTTTACCGCGGAATTGCCGGCGTTCCTTTTATTGGCACTTCTTGGGGTGCAGCTTTCGAGAATTGATTTCACTCTCCATTTGCTGCCAAACCCCCTCGTTTTGTTCCTGCTAGGGGGCGGTTTTGTTCTCCTTGCCACGTCCGCGGCACTGGATCCCGCCTGGCCCGAGCTGCTCCGAGCACTCGCCGGAGGCCTCATACTCTTCGTTTGCTACCTGATTCTGGGACTTATTTCGCCGAGAAGCCTCGGAATGGGCGATGTGAAGCTCGCAGCACCGGTCGGACTGTACTTGGGGTACTTGGGTTGGAAGCAAGTACTCTACGGCGGACTACTGGGATTCGTGGTGGGCGGGGTGCTCACGGTGCTGATGTTGCGCCTGAATCGCAAGGAAAAGACAGTGGAAACGGCACACGGACCCGCCATGGTTATCGCGGCACTGGGTGTGACTCTCCTACTTCAGTAGTCCTGGTTCTCCTGCGTTTCCGAGGGCTCTACATGGGCTCAAAAATATAAGACTGCTGTCGATTCCAAGTAGTCGCTTGCCCTTTTCGACCTCTCAACTGAGTACTTCGCTGTCCTTCCACGGGTGACCACGTGATACAAGCTGCAGGAATTCGAGTACGACTACGCATTGTTCAGCGGTACGTCCAGGGTGAATTCTTATCTCATCGAATTCCGAACCGCTAAAGGCAACATGGGGGTAGTTCGGGAATCGAAAGCAAATTCCGATAATTTGCTGGACCTATATCCATGATTTACCAAAACCCAAAAAATTCATCTGGGAAGGATTTTCCAATGTCTGCTCTTATGTTCACCATCACCTCGTACATCGCCGGCGTCAAGGACCGCTTCACCAAGGAGGAGAAGGGCGCCACGATGGTTGAATACGGCATCATGGTCGCCCTGATCGCAGTGGTGGTCCTGGCAGCTGTAGGCCCCTTGGGCACTGCTATCCACGACATGTTCGCTGACGTCACAACCAAGATCTAGCCTCTTCCCCCTTGGCCGGCGGCTGTGGAACGAACTTCCGCCACAGCCGCCGGCCATTTCTTCTTAACAGCTGTTCCGTACACCCCCTAAAGGGGATCTGGGTCTGGGAGACAGTCGTGACAACACGAAAGAAAGAGCGCGGTGCAGTAGCCGTGGAAATGGCAATTCTCTTGCCGCTCCTACTGTTGATCTTGGTTGGAATTATAGAGTTTGGCCGCGTGCTGAACGTTCAGGTTTCCCTGACCCAGGCGGCCCGCGAGGGCGCTCGCTACGCGGCAGTGAATTATGACAAAGGCGGCCTCAACGTGTCGGGCGTTGCTCTCGCGGCGGCCCCCTCGTTGAACGGGCTCGGTGTCACTGTCACCGACAACGCTTCCAGCTGCAAACCCGGATCCAACGTCAAGGTAACAACGAGTGTTTCGTTGACTTCGATATCCGGCTTCCTGGATGCCGGCTTCTTTGGTTCCCCGGGCCTCTTCCCGATGAACCTCAAAGGTGAGGGAGTGATGAGATGCGGCGGATAGTACGAGCGCTCCAAAGGCGCCTAGCGAGAGGCGCGGAGGCTGATCAAGGAAGCCGCGGCGCCGCCACCATCATGGTGGCCGGGATCATGGTCGTGCTGCTCGGGTTTGCGGCCCTGGCGGTCGACGTCGGCGCCTTGTACGCCGAAAAGGCCCAACTGCAGAACGGTGCCGATGCCGCAGCCCTGGCAATTGCAACGGACTGCGCCAACGGCAGCTGTGGAAACAGCACAACTACCGGCAACGACTTCGCCAACAAGAATTCCAATGACGGCCAGAGCGGGGCCACGGTCACATTCCCGGGCGCCACGACGGTCAGGGTCGTCACCAACGCCAAGGAGGGCGGCGTCAACAGTTTCTCGCTCTACTTCGCCCAGGTCATGGGGTTTGAGTCGACCACTGTAAAAGCGACGGCTGAGGCCAGCTGGGGTGCGCCGTCCAAGGCAAGCACTTTGCCGTGGACGATCAGCGAGTGCGTCTTCAAGAAGTACTTGTCCCCAACGCAGCTGGCATCTCTGAACTCCACCGGCAACTTCACCGGAGACCCCATTCCAACGCACGTGCTGCTGCGTTATGACGAAAACGCGCCGGCGTACCCCGGCTGCGCAGCCCAAAATGGCTACGAGCCCGGTGGTTTTGGCTGGCTGCTGACCACCTCGGGCTGCTCAACAGACATTTCACTCGACGCCACAGTCAAAGGCCAACCAGGCAACCACTTCCCGAATGATGCCGCGTGCAACACCGTGCTGGCCCACATCATGGACCAACCCGCGCTGGTCCCCCTCTTCAGAACCGCTACTGGCAACGGATCAAATGCCACCTACAAGCTGATTGGCTTTGCTGCGTTCCAAGTTACTGGTTACCAATTCAGCGGCACCGGAGGTGTGGTCGATCCAGCTGCCCCGAAATGCAACGGAAACTGCCGCGGCATCCAGGGCTTCTTTGACCGTTTCGTCTCACTGGAGGACGGAATGAAGGTCACCGGAGGTATCCCCAACTATGGAGCTTCTGTCGTTTCACTTACCAAATAGCAGCCGGCCCAATGCCGACTACGTCAAGTTAGAAATCCGAAGGGAGTTACACCGTGAAAACACGCCTACTGGGAGGCATTGCGGCACTGCTGCTGGCAGTCATCGGCACCGTCCTGCTAGTCACCTACGTTCAGGGAGCTGACAAGCGCGCGCAACAGGGGCTCGATCCCGTCAGCGTCCTTGTTGCCAAGGAACGCATCCCCGCCGGCACCAAGGCCGAGGACCTGGGCTCGAAAGTGAAGACAGAAACCTTGCCTAAGTCCGCTGTCGCGCCAGGAACCATCAGTGCCCTCAACGATCAGTCCGGGAAGGTCACCAACGTCGATCTTCAACCCGGTGAGCAATTACTCGGAGTCAAGCTCGTCGCCCCCAACCAACTTGTGCCAGGCACGGTCCCCGTCCCGGATGGACTCCAGGAGACCACTTTCGTACTGGCCCCGGAGCGGATCCTGGGTGGTCGCATTGAGGCCGGCGACACCGTTACCGTCTTCGCATCCTTCAAACTGGACGACAACGTCCCCGCCGGAGCCAACCTCCCGCCGGGACTGACCGGCTGGAAGAACTTCACCGAGTTGCTCTACCACGATGTCCTGGTTACTGCCGTTCAGCAGGCCGCTCCGGACGCAGAAAAGTCTGCGGGCACCGATAAGGGGGTAGCCCTCCCCAACGGTTCTGCCTACGTCACCGTCGCGCTGAGCGATGCGAACGCCTCCAAGATGGTCTTCGGCGCCGAATTCGGAACCCTGTGGCTATCCAAACAGACCGACAAGACCGCAAAGAGCGATCCCCCAACAACAACCTTTGGAGGGCTGGTCCAATGACTCGCTTCGTAGCCATCACCGCGGTTCGCGACTTTGAGGGTCGGGTACGCCAAGCCATTACGGGTGCACTGCATGGGGACCTGCAGACACTTTCACCTGCTGTCCTGCACGGCAGCACGGACGATGTCTTCAAAGAACTGACCGGCGCTCCGCCAGAGGTAATGATCCTAGGGCCTGGTGTTAATCCTGACGATGCCCTCAAGTTGGCGACTGTCTTTGATCTGCAGTACCCCGAAATTAGTCTGCTTCTTGTTTCCGAGCCAGAAGCCGAAACGGTGCTCCGAGCCATGCACGCCGGAATTCGGGACGTCATCTCGCCGGAAATCGAAATCAATGAGCTGCGCGTCCTCTTGGAACGGGCTTGCCTTGCCTCAGCTAGTCGGCGAAGGGGCATGCAGCCTGCAGCAGAAACAGGGCACGAGAGGGGCCGTGTCATCGCCGTGATGTCGCCCAAGGGCGGAGTCGGCAAGACCACGGTGGCCACCAACCTGGCTGTAGGCCTCGGGGCCGTAGCGCCCATGGGAGTGGTTATCGTGGACCTGGACCTCCAGTTCGGTGATGTGGCCTCCGGCTTGTTGTTGGAACCTGAGCACTCAATCACCGAGGCAGTCCATGGCTCCGCGGCCCAGGACTCCATGGTGCTCAAGGCCTTCCTGACGGTGCATCCCGCTGGGATCTACGCCTTGTGCGCTCCCAGCAGGCCATCGGAATCGGACTACATAACGGCAGACCATGTGTCGCGGCTGATCAACCAACTGGCCGGCGAGTTCAAATACGTCGTAGTTGACACAGCTCCGGGCTTGGGCGAACACTGCCTTGCGACGCTCGAGTTGGCCACCGACGGGGTTTGGGTGTGCGGCATGGACGTCCCCAGCATTCGAGGTCTTCGAAAGAGCTTCAGTGTGCTAAAGGAACTTCAACTCTTGCCACAGAACAGGCACACTGTCTTGAATTTCGCGGATAGGAAGAGTGGCATCTCTGTTCAGGACGTCGAGGCCACTATCGGAGTTCCCGTGGATACGGTCATCCCGCGGTCAAGGAACCTGCCCTTCTCCACGAACAGGGGCATTCCGGTCCTTCAAGGAACCACCAGGGATTCCGCGACGAAAGGGTTGAGGAAGCTCGTAGAGCGATTTGATCCCAAGCTGGAAGCCCTTCCCCAGAACAAACTTCACCGACGGGTGGTTGTGTCATGAAACTGTCTGAAAGGCTTTCGAAGAACGGACCGCTCTCCTCGGTGGAAGAAGGGCTTGGCCAGACGGGCGGTTTCATTGGGACGACCGACGCTCCGGGAGTCGACCCCGGGCAGGCGTCCCTGCTGGGGGGTGCTCCCTCCGTCCCTGCGGTGGATGCCCTCGCAGGGCTGAAGCATCGGGCGGCCACCTCGCTGTTTGAGCGCATTGGCAACAGGCTCGGGGATAGCTCAACGTCCGAGGAGGAACTTCGGACGTTCGCCGTTGACGAGCTTTCGTCGGTCATCGACGACGAGCAGGTCCCGCTTTCGCCCGAAGAACGTCGGCGCCTCATCCGGGAAATAGCCGACGAAGTCATGGGCTTCGGCCCGCTGCAGCGTCTTCTCGAGGATCCTTCCATTACGGAAGTGATGGTCAATCGCTTCGACCAGATCTACGTTGAGCGTCATGGGCAACTGGCGCTGACTGACCTGCAATTCAGTTCCGATGATCATCTGCGGAAAGTCATTGAACGGATCGTCTCCAAGGTTGGGCGGCGTATCGATGAGTCGTCACCGCTGGTTGACGCCAGGCTGGAGGATGGTTCACGCGTCAACGCCATCATTCCGCCGTTGGCTGTCAATGGGCCGTCACTCACCATAAGAAAGTTCAGCCACGTGCCTTTGACAGTTCGAAATCTGATCGAATGGGGCTCCATGAGTCCCGAGATGGCAGAGCTGCTAAGTGCCTGTGTCCGCGCCAGGCTGAACGTCATCGTTTCCGGTGGTACAGGTACCGGTAAAACGACACTGTTGAACGTTCTCTCGTCGTTCATCCCGGAAGCCGACCGCATCGTGACCATTGAAGATGCTGTTGAACTCCAACTCCAGCAGAGACATGTTGTGCGGTTGGAGAGCCGGCCACCGAACATCGAGGGCAAGGGCGCTATCACCATCCGTGATTTAGTGAGGAACTCGTTGCGCATGCGACCCGACAGAATCATCGTCGGCGAAGTCCGTGGCGGTGAGTCCCTGGACATGCTTCAGGCAATGAACACCGGCCACGACGGGTCGCTTTCCACAGTCCACGCGAACTCTCCACGTGATGCCATTGCGCGTTTGGAAACCCTGGTCCTCATGGCCGGGATGGATCTTCCCCTTCGGGCCATCCGCGAGCAGGTCTCATCGGCTGTCGATGTCATCGTGCAGGTCACGCGGCTTCGCGACGGAAGCCGCCGTGTGACGCATGTGACGGAGGTCCAGGGAATGGAGGGCGACGTCGTGACCCTACAGGATGCCTTCCTTTTCGACTACTCTGCTGGCCTCGACGCGCAGGGGCGATTCTTGGGAAAGGCTCTCCCGACGGGTATTCGTCCCCGTTTCCTGGACCGCTTCGCGGAACTCGGCATCACGGTGTCGCCCGCTGTCTTCGGGGTGGCACCCACACCGGTCGGGAGGCGCTGAGATGGAAAACTCGCTTATTTTCATAGCTGCCGTCGGCCTCTGCGTCGCTGCGCTCGCACTGGTTATTATGGTGGTCCTCAAGCCTCGAAACGGCGTCATCCCCATCGAACGCCGTCGAGTGGGCTCCGTGGCCGACGAGTCTGCCCTCGGCCGGGTATCCCAAACAGCGGTTGCAGCAGTCGATTCAGCGTTGGGCCGTTCCGGCGGTCCCTTCAACCGTGAAATTCTCTACCGCGCCGGAGTAAAACAGGCTCCTGCCGATTTCACGGTCTTGGTAGCAGTGACGACTCTCGTAGTGGGTACGCTC
Coding sequences:
- a CDS encoding A24 family peptidase, with protein sequence MTNGPVFLILLAIAGLLLSPAVEFVIARGLPRLGGLPSPAVRITTAAVTALLFALLGWRFGFTAELPAFLLLALLGVQLSRIDFTLHLLPNPLVLFLLGGGFVLLATSAALDPAWPELLRALAGGLILFVCYLILGLISPRSLGMGDVKLAAPVGLYLGYLGWKQVLYGGLLGFVVGGVLTVLMLRLNRKEKTVETAHGPAMVIAALGVTLLLQ
- a CDS encoding Flp family type IVb pilin; the encoded protein is MSALMFTITSYIAGVKDRFTKEEKGATMVEYGIMVALIAVVVLAAVGPLGTAIHDMFADVTTKI
- a CDS encoding TadE/TadG family type IV pilus assembly protein; amino-acid sequence: MTTRKKERGAVAVEMAILLPLLLLILVGIIEFGRVLNVQVSLTQAAREGARYAAVNYDKGGLNVSGVALAAAPSLNGLGVTVTDNASSCKPGSNVKVTTSVSLTSISGFLDAGFFGSPGLFPMNLKGEGVMRCGG
- a CDS encoding Tad domain-containing protein, encoding MVVLLGFAALAVDVGALYAEKAQLQNGADAAALAIATDCANGSCGNSTTTGNDFANKNSNDGQSGATVTFPGATTVRVVTNAKEGGVNSFSLYFAQVMGFESTTVKATAEASWGAPSKASTLPWTISECVFKKYLSPTQLASLNSTGNFTGDPIPTHVLLRYDENAPAYPGCAAQNGYEPGGFGWLLTTSGCSTDISLDATVKGQPGNHFPNDAACNTVLAHIMDQPALVPLFRTATGNGSNATYKLIGFAAFQVTGYQFSGTGGVVDPAAPKCNGNCRGIQGFFDRFVSLEDGMKVTGGIPNYGASVVSLTK
- a CDS encoding RcpC/CpaB family pilus assembly protein, translating into MKTRLLGGIAALLLAVIGTVLLVTYVQGADKRAQQGLDPVSVLVAKERIPAGTKAEDLGSKVKTETLPKSAVAPGTISALNDQSGKVTNVDLQPGEQLLGVKLVAPNQLVPGTVPVPDGLQETTFVLAPERILGGRIEAGDTVTVFASFKLDDNVPAGANLPPGLTGWKNFTELLYHDVLVTAVQQAAPDAEKSAGTDKGVALPNGSAYVTVALSDANASKMVFGAEFGTLWLSKQTDKTAKSDPPTTTFGGLVQ
- a CDS encoding AAA family ATPase, translated to MTRFVAITAVRDFEGRVRQAITGALHGDLQTLSPAVLHGSTDDVFKELTGAPPEVMILGPGVNPDDALKLATVFDLQYPEISLLLVSEPEAETVLRAMHAGIRDVISPEIEINELRVLLERACLASASRRRGMQPAAETGHERGRVIAVMSPKGGVGKTTVATNLAVGLGAVAPMGVVIVDLDLQFGDVASGLLLEPEHSITEAVHGSAAQDSMVLKAFLTVHPAGIYALCAPSRPSESDYITADHVSRLINQLAGEFKYVVVDTAPGLGEHCLATLELATDGVWVCGMDVPSIRGLRKSFSVLKELQLLPQNRHTVLNFADRKSGISVQDVEATIGVPVDTVIPRSRNLPFSTNRGIPVLQGTTRDSATKGLRKLVERFDPKLEALPQNKLHRRVVVS
- a CDS encoding CpaF family protein, with the protein product MKLSERLSKNGPLSSVEEGLGQTGGFIGTTDAPGVDPGQASLLGGAPSVPAVDALAGLKHRAATSLFERIGNRLGDSSTSEEELRTFAVDELSSVIDDEQVPLSPEERRRLIREIADEVMGFGPLQRLLEDPSITEVMVNRFDQIYVERHGQLALTDLQFSSDDHLRKVIERIVSKVGRRIDESSPLVDARLEDGSRVNAIIPPLAVNGPSLTIRKFSHVPLTVRNLIEWGSMSPEMAELLSACVRARLNVIVSGGTGTGKTTLLNVLSSFIPEADRIVTIEDAVELQLQQRHVVRLESRPPNIEGKGAITIRDLVRNSLRMRPDRIIVGEVRGGESLDMLQAMNTGHDGSLSTVHANSPRDAIARLETLVLMAGMDLPLRAIREQVSSAVDVIVQVTRLRDGSRRVTHVTEVQGMEGDVVTLQDAFLFDYSAGLDAQGRFLGKALPTGIRPRFLDRFAELGITVSPAVFGVAPTPVGRR